The sequence below is a genomic window from Halomonas halophila.
CTCTCCGACGAGGATATCGAGCGCATCACCGAGTTCCTGACCCGGGTGGTGATCAAGGGCTGCGGGGTGAAGCACCCCGCCGACCGCGCGCCGGCCGACGAGGCACCGCTTACTGAGCGGTGACCAGCAGCAGCACCGACAGCGCCGCCGACACCCACATCGCCGGGCGGATGTCCTCGAGGCGCCCGGTGGCCACCTTGATCAGCACGAAGCTCATGAAGCCGAAGGCGATGCCGAGGGTGATCGAGTAGGTCAGCGGCATCAGGATGATGGCCAGGAAAGCGGGAAAGGCCTGGTCGAAGCGCTGCCAGTCGATCTTTCCGATGGGGGCCATCATGAACAAGCCGACCAGCACCAGCGCCGGGGCGGTGGCGATGCCGGGGACCAGCGACAGCAGCGGCGAGAGGAACAGGAAAGGCAGGAACAGCAGCGCGATCACCACCGCCACCAGGCCGGTGCGGCCGCCCTGGGCGACGCCGGCGCCGGACTCGATGAAGGTCTGGGCGGCGCTGGTGCCCAGCGGTGCGGCGATCATCGAGGCGAAGGCGTCCACCGTCATCGAGCGCTTGAGGTTGCGCGGATTGCCGTCCTCGTCCTTGAGGTCCGCCGATTCCGACAGCGCCATGAAGCACGACAGGGCGTCGAAGAAGTTGGTGAACAGCATCACGAAGATGAACGGCAGGTAGGCCACCTTCAGCGCGCCGAGGATGTCGACCTGCATCACGGCGCTGAAGTCCGGCCAGGCGGCCAGGCCGTTCCAGGCCACCATCACCTCGTCGCCCCACAGCCGTCCCATGGGCGCGGCCAGCAGCGTGGTCAGGGCGATGCCCATGATCAGCGCGCCGTTGAAGCGCAGGATCACGAACACCGCGGTGGCCACCAGGCCGAGGAAGAAGGTGGCGAGATGGGCGTCCATGGTGCCGAGCGATACCAGGGTGGCGTCGCTGCCGACGATGAAGCCGGCGTTCTGCAGCCCGATGAAGGTGATGAACAGCCCGATGCCGCAGGTGATGGCATAGCGCAGCGAGGCGGGTATGGCCTCGATGATGGCGCGGCGGACGTTGAACACCGCCAG
It includes:
- a CDS encoding NCS2 family permease; the protein is MQQTSPRADGALHADAPSRQASLPLLDRWFGVTRRGSTLKTEILAGIATFLAGMYIIVVNPAVLSDAGIPFSAALSATVLISFMSSLAMGLYARNPILVAPGMGMNALFTYTLVLGAGLSWEVALGCVFWSGVLFALLAVFNVRRAIIEAIPASLRYAITCGIGLFITFIGLQNAGFIVGSDATLVSLGTMDAHLATFFLGLVATAVFVILRFNGALIMGIALTTLLAAPMGRLWGDEVMVAWNGLAAWPDFSAVMQVDILGALKVAYLPFIFVMLFTNFFDALSCFMALSESADLKDEDGNPRNLKRSMTVDAFASMIAAPLGTSAAQTFIESGAGVAQGGRTGLVAVVIALLFLPFLFLSPLLSLVPGIATAPALVLVGLFMMAPIGKIDWQRFDQAFPAFLAIILMPLTYSITLGIAFGFMSFVLIKVATGRLEDIRPAMWVSAALSVLLLVTAQ